The Molothrus ater isolate BHLD 08-10-18 breed brown headed cowbird chromosome 1, BPBGC_Mater_1.1, whole genome shotgun sequence genome includes a window with the following:
- the LOC118700076 gene encoding erythroblast NAD(P)(+)--arginine ADP-ribosyltransferase-like, translating into MAPLAQTLALLAMAVATTAVDVIPLDMAQDSFDDQYQGCGPAMKAALPALNSSEFEQNKEFAEVWVKAAAEWQSRGPPVSPLSPDQATAIMAFLMTDPRKFNDALRVVGHSRQEYRDNFHFKTLHFLLTDALATLRDAQKGQCQAMFLKGCDIQYKAQHGDTVRFGIFMPAFPSKQIGECPSGTMLEVRTCHGVEIQSFTEHPESKLMLIPPFETFKVTQYAQEGDKTQIQLQSTGTHSKYNCEWLRGGSIPRATFQLGGLLLTTAALAVATRIL; encoded by the exons atggcccCCCTGGCTCagaccctggcactgctggcaatGGCCGTGGCCACCACAGCTGTCGATGTGATCCCCCTGGACATGGCCCAGGACTCCTTTGATGACCAGTACCAGGGCTGCGGCCCTGCCATGAAGGCAGCATTGCCGGCCCTCAACAGCTCCGAGTTTGAGCAGAACAAGGAGTTTGCTGAGGTTTGGGtaaaggctgcagctgagtgGCAGAGTCGGGgcccccctgtgtcccctctgtccccagaccAGGCCACCGCCATCATGGCCTTCTTAATGACTGACCCCAGAAAATTCAATGATGCCCTGCGCGTGGTCGGGCATTCCCGACAGGAATACCGAGACAACTTCCACTTCAAAACGCTGCATTTCCTGCTGACCGATGCCCTGGCCACGCTGAGGGACGCTCAGAAAGGGCAGTGTCAGGCCATGTTCCTGAAGGGGTGTGACATCCAGTACAAGGCACAGCATGGCGACACCGTCCGGTTTGGTATATTCATGCCAGCGTTCCCGAGCAAACAAATTGGCGAGTGCCCCAGTGGCACAATGCTCGAGGTGCGCACGTGCCATGGCGTGGAAATCCAGTCTTTCACCGAACATCCGGAATCTAAACTCATGCTGATCCCACCCTTTGAGACCTTCAAGGTCACCCAATACGCCCAGGAAGGGGACAAGACACAGATCCAGCTCCAGTCCACCGGGACCCACAGCAAATACAACTGCGAGTGGCTGCGAG gtgggagcatccccagggcaaCCTTCCAACTTGGAGGACTCCTCTTGACCACCgcagccctggcagtggccACCAGGATCCTCTGA
- the LOC118700075 gene encoding erythroblast NAD(P)(+)--arginine ADP-ribosyltransferase-like encodes MAPLAQTLALLAMAMATTAVDVIPLDMAPNSFDDQYQGCGPAMKAALPALNFSEFQQNENFAKAWVKAAAKIQSQRPFTSPLSPDQATAIMAFTMTEARKFNDAVRVAGRSRQEYRDNFHFKTLHFLLTDALATLRDAQKGQCRATFLKVCDTQYKAQRGDTVRFGHFMPVFLSNQIGECPGETMLKVHTCHGMEITLFSEHPEPKLVLIPPFETFKVTQYTQEGDKTQIQLRSTETFTKYNCEWLGGGSIPSASFHLSGLLLTTAALAVATGIV; translated from the exons atggcccCCCTGGCTCagaccctggcactgctggcaatGGCCATGGCCACCACGGCTGTCGATGTGATCCCCCTGGACATGGCCCCAAACTCCTTTGATGACCAGTACCAGGGCTGCGGCCCTGCCATGAAGGCAGCATTGCCGGCCCTCAACTTCTCCGAGTTCCAGCAGAACGAGAATTTTGCCAAGGCCTGGGTAAAGGCTGCAGCCAAGATTCAGAGTCAGAGGCCCTTCACGAGCCCTCTGTCCCCAGACCAGGCCACAGCCATCATGGCCTTCACAATGACTGAAGCCAGAAAATTCAATGATGCCGTGCGTGTGGCCGGACGCTCCCGCCAGGAATACCGAGACAACTTCCACTTCAAAACGCTGCATTTCCTGCTGACTGATGCCCTGGCCACACTGAGGGACGCTCAGAAAGGGCAGTGTCGGGCCACGTTCCTGAAGGTGTGTGACACCCAGTACAAGGCACAGCGTGGCGACACCGTCCGGTTCGGTCATTTCATGCCAGTGTTCCTGAGCAATCAAATTGGCGAGTGCCCTGGTGAGACAATGCTCAAGGTGCACACGTGCCATGGCATGGAAATCACACTTTTTAGTGAACATCCGGAACCTAAACTCGTGCTGATCCCACCCTTTGAGACTTTCAAGGTCACCCAATACACCCAGGAAGGGGACAAGACACAGATCCAGCTCCGCTCCACTGAGACCTTCACCAAATACAACTGCGAGTGGCTGGGAG GTGGGAGTATCCCCAGTGCTTCCTTCCATCTCAGTGGACTCCTCTTGACCACCgcagccctggcagtggccACTGGGATCGTCTGA